A genome region from Ahaetulla prasina isolate Xishuangbanna chromosome 8, ASM2864084v1, whole genome shotgun sequence includes the following:
- the LOC131203266 gene encoding collagen alpha-1(XXV) chain-like: protein MVGKRNPDAKGEAGCFGGQGFCSVRSAPPFNSLLAAFLLSVGSIASCVYLGMKTNDLQARVFAIEAAQGDMGAAAAAAVAGSYRALPSYSLDQLNSLMQEKVEQLLAQKTYEHMAKIRTVREASSECNCPPGFLFSSNLFHQ from the exons ATGGTGGGGAAAAGAAACCCCGATGCCAAGGGGGAAGCCGGCTGCTTTGGCGGACAGGGCTTCTGCTCCGTCAGGTCCGCTCCGCCCTTCAACTCGTTGCTGGCTGCCTTCCTTCTCTCGGTGGGATCCATAGCTTCCTGTGTCTATCTGGGGATGAAGACCAACGACCTTCAGGCCAGGGTCTTTGCCATTGAGGCAGCGCAAGGGGACatgggcgctgctgctgctgctgctgttgctggctCCTACCGGGCGCTGCCCAGCTATTCGTTGGATCAGCTGAATTCCCTGATGCAGGAAAAAGTGGAGCAACTTCTGGCTCAG AAGACCTATGAACATATGGCAAAAATCAGAACAGtaagagaagcttcttcagaatgcAACTGCCCACCAG